Proteins from one Xenorhabdus griffiniae genomic window:
- a CDS encoding DUF2169 family type VI secretion system accessory protein: MEFRNLTPFAVMNYQMLDIEDTEHYVAVMKIGYQLIPTGQGEYHAELLPAPPLCLQDEYRGTMNTSQVLQESDLAPFKPRCDVIVNGTAYAPQGRPCPEFPVRLLVQSSQGQTLLDKTLTISGERECIRDDSGHWQLSEPKPLTSLPLDYRYAFGGECKIYANDEASQRLQGSDYLTTAQRQQHPDGEKAPLAHATCETNPLGTGFITPWYAEAKQLTGYPAPRITRPDAPFTLELFTAQLNGTLLSDTPACSPQGMGFIGRPWLPRRALAGTYDADWLEHRHPYLPKDFDFGYWNGAPADQQIAWPATDIAITLNGLTPDGKLYVCLPGHRPFILLRMHNGVLLPVPMRTDTLIIDSDAKTLHLTCRLNFRADLPVRVAEARFEISPDAPLLKLAPRDEEKKDG; this comes from the coding sequence ATGGAATTTCGTAACTTGACCCCGTTTGCGGTCATGAACTATCAGATGCTCGATATCGAAGATACCGAACATTATGTCGCCGTGATGAAAATCGGCTATCAGCTTATTCCCACCGGACAAGGGGAGTACCATGCTGAACTGCTGCCTGCGCCACCACTGTGCCTACAGGATGAATATCGCGGCACGATGAACACCTCACAAGTGTTACAAGAAAGCGACCTTGCCCCGTTCAAACCACGTTGTGATGTGATTGTCAACGGCACAGCGTATGCGCCACAAGGCAGACCCTGCCCTGAATTCCCCGTGCGGTTGCTGGTACAAAGCTCACAGGGACAAACCTTGCTCGATAAAACCCTCACTATCAGCGGTGAACGGGAATGTATCCGCGATGACAGTGGTCACTGGCAACTGAGTGAACCAAAACCCTTGACTTCCCTGCCGCTGGATTACCGCTATGCCTTTGGCGGTGAGTGCAAAATCTACGCTAATGATGAAGCCAGCCAGCGTCTGCAAGGATCTGATTACCTGACAACAGCGCAGCGTCAGCAACACCCGGACGGCGAAAAAGCGCCGCTTGCTCATGCTACCTGCGAAACCAATCCGCTGGGAACCGGTTTTATCACCCCGTGGTATGCCGAAGCTAAACAACTGACCGGCTATCCCGCACCGCGTATTACCCGACCGGATGCGCCATTTACTCTTGAGCTTTTTACCGCTCAACTGAATGGCACACTCCTCTCCGATACCCCCGCCTGCTCGCCACAGGGAATGGGATTTATCGGGCGTCCATGGCTGCCTCGTCGGGCATTAGCGGGGACTTACGATGCTGACTGGCTTGAACATCGTCATCCTTATCTGCCGAAAGATTTTGATTTCGGCTACTGGAACGGGGCGCCAGCAGATCAACAGATCGCGTGGCCGGCCACTGATATCGCCATCACCCTGAACGGCCTGACCCCCGATGGTAAGCTGTATGTCTGTCTGCCGGGGCATCGCCCATTTATCCTGCTGCGGATGCACAACGGCGTATTATTGCCCGTACCGATGCGCACGGACACGCTCATTATCGATAGCGATGCCAAAACACTGCACCTGACCTGTCGGCTAAATTTTAGGGCTGACCTGCCCGTGCGGGTTGCCGAAGCCCGGTTTGAAATCAGCCCAGATGCACCATTGCTCAAACTGGCTCCACGGGATGAGGAGAAAAAAGATGGCTGA
- a CDS encoding SDR family NAD(P)-dependent oxidoreductase: MNVFGNKVVLITGGTAGIGLATAIEFVKRNATVLLVGRNVDKGSKAIAQMPHNANCAFYSADMSKRSDIKRLFAYIKAHYGRLDIAVNNAGMFGASFTKITEYPDEVWDDVIATNVTGVYQCMKYEIPLMAQSGGAIVNVASVSGLKANYAGGCAYTASKHAVVGLTKSAALEMAKSNIRVNAVCPGLIRTDMSVSVFGDNLDAYGDTHPIGRIGETEEVANAIVWLSSNKAEFITGCCLPVDGGLMVK, translated from the coding sequence ATGAATGTATTTGGAAATAAGGTGGTATTAATCACGGGAGGAACGGCGGGAATAGGGTTGGCTACTGCTATTGAGTTTGTGAAAAGGAATGCAACAGTCCTTTTGGTAGGGCGAAATGTTGATAAAGGCAGTAAAGCAATAGCACAAATGCCACATAATGCTAATTGTGCGTTTTATTCTGCTGATATGAGTAAACGTTCAGACATTAAACGGCTCTTTGCATATATTAAAGCGCATTATGGTCGTTTGGATATTGCTGTTAACAATGCCGGAATGTTTGGTGCTTCGTTTACAAAAATAACCGAATATCCAGATGAAGTATGGGATGACGTCATTGCGACGAATGTAACCGGCGTGTATCAATGCATGAAGTATGAGATACCGTTAATGGCGCAATCAGGTGGAGCAATAGTAAATGTCGCATCAGTTTCAGGGTTAAAGGCGAATTATGCAGGCGGGTGTGCCTATACTGCCAGTAAACATGCGGTGGTTGGATTGACAAAGTCTGCCGCTTTAGAGATGGCAAAGTCAAATATTCGGGTTAATGCTGTGTGTCCAGGATTAATCAGAACAGATATGTCAGTCAGTGTGTTTGGCGATAATTTAGATGCGTATGGCGATACCCATCCAATTGGAAGGATTGGGGAAACAGAAGAAGTCGCGAATGCTATCGTGTGGTTATCGAGTAACAAAGCGGAATTTATTACCGGTTGTTGTTTACCTGTTGATGGCGGTTTAATGGTAAAATAG
- a CDS encoding PAAR domain-containing protein, which translates to MAKGNFLTVGDKTTCGGTILTGTSSIKFYGKQAAIEGSAVTCGRYSGNYTVVGGVSSFLDKGTKLAGTLDSRTTCPCNAGLIHSIPDTYQK; encoded by the coding sequence ATGGCAAAAGGAAACTTTTTGACAGTCGGCGACAAAACGACGTGTGGCGGTACTATTTTGACTGGAACCAGCAGTATTAAATTTTATGGAAAACAAGCGGCAATTGAAGGTTCTGCTGTGACTTGCGGGAGATATTCAGGAAATTATACTGTTGTTGGTGGAGTCAGCTCTTTCTTGGACAAAGGAACAAAATTAGCAGGAACTTTGGATAGCAGGACGACTTGTCCTTGTAATGCTGGACTTATCCATTCTATTCCTGATACTTATCAAAAATAG
- a CDS encoding YfiR family protein yields MKVIERIHHLCKRTIFKRCVSRLFLRVLMTLCLITGTCQSTVMAMPDTNEKRIINEKTAHTENVARVVSGIISYTHWPITPTILHLCLVPPSNYISALTHIDMISDHTELQVETLNFNVEQLIEKCDVIYYGQVDPQLQHQVINLKNDKPLLTIAENNPNCEIGSAFCLNINSTPATFSLNLDILTRSGVRVQPNVLQLARKVE; encoded by the coding sequence ATGAAAGTAATTGAACGGATTCATCATCTTTGTAAACGCACTATTTTTAAACGTTGTGTCTCCAGATTATTTCTACGGGTATTGATGACCTTATGCTTAATCACCGGTACATGTCAGTCAACCGTAATGGCTATGCCTGACACCAATGAAAAACGAATAATCAATGAAAAAACAGCACACACCGAAAATGTTGCGCGGGTAGTTTCTGGAATTATCAGTTATACCCACTGGCCTATTACACCTACTATCCTGCACTTATGTCTGGTTCCTCCATCCAATTACATTAGCGCCTTAACCCACATTGATATGATTTCTGATCACACAGAACTGCAAGTTGAAACACTCAATTTCAATGTAGAACAACTCATAGAAAAATGTGATGTCATTTACTATGGTCAAGTCGACCCACAACTTCAACACCAGGTAATCAACCTGAAAAATGACAAGCCACTGCTTACCATTGCTGAAAATAATCCGAACTGCGAAATTGGCAGTGCATTTTGCCTCAATATTAACAGCACGCCGGCAACATTTAGCCTCAATCTTGATATTCTGACGCGCAGCGGCGTGCGCGTACAGCCGAATGTCCTGCAATTGGCTCGTAAGGTGGAATAA
- the pgaD gene encoding poly-beta-1,6-N-acetyl-D-glucosamine biosynthesis protein PgaD, with protein MKEPLIFTEQRLWPRLIDILLTVLAWVGFIYLFMVGLFYTSHNGPRPFTATVFTSELGTITLYIGIAIFNAFLLIGWAKYNQRRFRIERRRHRPALTHTEVAQSFTLEQKLFDTLRQSKVSSITYDNHGHIIGIDEDVSIYTH; from the coding sequence ATGAAAGAACCATTGATTTTTACCGAACAAAGGTTATGGCCACGTTTAATTGATATTCTGTTGACCGTCCTGGCTTGGGTGGGGTTTATCTATTTATTCATGGTGGGATTATTTTACACCTCCCATAATGGTCCCAGGCCTTTTACGGCGACAGTATTTACTTCAGAATTGGGAACTATCACCCTTTATATTGGCATTGCCATATTTAATGCATTTTTGCTCATTGGCTGGGCGAAATACAACCAACGTCGATTTAGGATCGAACGTCGTCGTCACCGACCTGCGTTAACTCACACTGAGGTGGCGCAGAGTTTTACTTTGGAACAAAAATTGTTTGATACCTTAAGGCAAAGCAAAGTTTCCAGTATCACTTATGACAATCATGGACATATAATAGGAATCGATGAAGATGTATCAATATATACGCATTAA
- a CDS encoding OmpA family protein: MSRNRYCVFILAFIGVLFLSACQSKGALTTAQIAALKQQGFQQTDEGWLFGLSEKVLFDNNQFHLRPEGETKLKQLASVLSKVGIHHARLDGHTDNYGEVSYNNQLSLKRANTVADALTQGGMQRNNLITRGLGPSQPIADNRSAKGRAENRRVAIVITTP, from the coding sequence ATGAGCAGAAATCGTTATTGTGTATTTATCTTGGCGTTTATTGGCGTACTTTTCCTCAGCGCCTGCCAGAGTAAAGGAGCATTGACAACCGCACAAATCGCCGCACTTAAACAACAAGGGTTTCAACAAACTGATGAAGGCTGGTTATTTGGTCTATCAGAAAAGGTGCTGTTTGATAATAACCAATTTCACTTGCGTCCAGAAGGTGAAACAAAATTAAAACAACTCGCCAGTGTCTTATCCAAAGTGGGTATCCACCACGCACGCCTTGATGGTCACACCGACAACTACGGAGAAGTGAGTTACAACAATCAATTATCATTGAAACGTGCCAACACCGTTGCAGATGCACTGACACAGGGAGGTATGCAGCGTAATAATTTGATAACCCGTGGATTAGGGCCAAGCCAACCTATTGCCGATAACCGAAGCGCAAAAGGTCGGGCAGAAAATCGCCGAGTTGCCATTGTGATAACGACACCGTGA
- a CDS encoding EAL domain-containing protein: MLFITITASTGYIFWRLFSNYQDNIQPDVESVCVFILLSLLTFISAVFFYRQTKTITIPEYRLKKAIKNKQFIPYIQPIICSKNNEIIGCEILVRWQHPIHGLLTPNKFIAQIEKSDLIIPLTHNLITQVRDYFAPIAHQLPENFHFNFNISAKHYKDVRLIDDCHHFLKSFPENSIKLILEITERELLELDNHTIHLFNKLDELGVLIALDDFGTGFSNYNYLQKLNVNLVKIGHNFISKMNTDMVSKNIVENIIDLALRLHVEIVAEGIESQKQANQLANYSVDYLQGYYFDRPIPLEEFVRKWL, translated from the coding sequence ATGTTATTCATCACCATCACTGCCAGCACAGGTTATATATTCTGGAGATTATTTTCCAATTATCAGGATAATATCCAGCCAGATGTAGAATCAGTCTGTGTATTTATTTTATTGTCTCTGCTTACGTTCATATCTGCGGTGTTTTTCTATAGACAGACCAAAACCATAACTATCCCAGAATATCGTTTGAAAAAAGCGATTAAAAATAAGCAATTCATTCCCTATATACAGCCCATTATTTGTAGTAAAAACAATGAAATCATTGGATGTGAAATCCTTGTTCGCTGGCAACACCCCATCCATGGACTATTGACGCCAAATAAATTTATCGCACAAATTGAAAAATCAGATTTGATTATTCCTTTAACGCATAACTTAATCACCCAAGTAAGAGACTATTTTGCGCCTATTGCTCATCAATTACCTGAAAATTTCCATTTTAATTTCAATATTAGTGCAAAACATTATAAAGATGTCAGGTTAATTGATGATTGTCATCATTTTCTAAAATCATTTCCAGAAAATTCTATTAAACTGATTTTGGAAATTACCGAACGAGAATTATTGGAACTCGATAATCATACTATTCATTTATTCAATAAATTGGATGAACTGGGCGTATTAATTGCACTGGACGACTTTGGCACCGGTTTCTCTAATTACAATTACTTACAAAAACTTAATGTTAACTTAGTGAAAATTGGACATAATTTTATTAGCAAAATGAATACTGATATGGTTTCAAAAAATATTGTGGAGAATATCATTGACCTTGCCCTGCGGTTGCATGTGGAAATTGTGGCAGAAGGGATTGAAAGCCAAAAACAAGCTAATCAGTTAGCAAACTATTCTGTCGATTATTTACAGGGATATTACTTTGACCGCCCAATACCGTTGGAAGAATTTGTCAGGAAATGGTTATGA
- the pgaC gene encoding poly-beta-1,6-N-acetyl-D-glucosamine synthase, which yields MIDRIIAFAVLCLVLSIPLGIAITFTGEVMLNFVFFWPLFMSAIWISGGIYFWLYRERHWKIVDEEAPHLAGDPLISILIPCYNEGPNVRETLLAALNQRYPNVEVIAINDGSTDSTADELNAMAKQHQALRVIHLKQNQGKATALQAGAAAARSDYLVCIDGDALLDRDAAVWLVKPMIDHPRVGAVTGNPRVRTRSTLVGRIQVGEFSSIIGLIKRTQRVYGQVFTVSGVVAAFNRRALADVGYWSNDMITEDIDVSWKLQLHHWSIFFEPRAICWILMPETLRGLWKQRLRWAQGGAEVFLKNLRQLWSWRYRRMWGLFAEFCCSVIWSFTFAFSIILFLLGMFITLPENIRVYTLFPPGYTGLVLAATCLIQFTVSLVIERRYEKHVASSLFWVIWYPMVYWMLNLFTTLVSFPKVMLKVHRKRARWESPDRGIERIES from the coding sequence ATGATTGATCGTATTATTGCTTTTGCCGTGCTCTGCCTGGTATTGAGCATCCCTCTCGGTATCGCTATCACCTTTACCGGGGAAGTCATGCTGAACTTTGTCTTCTTCTGGCCTTTGTTCATGTCGGCCATCTGGATCTCAGGAGGGATCTATTTCTGGCTCTATCGGGAAAGGCATTGGAAAATCGTTGATGAAGAAGCCCCGCATCTTGCAGGTGATCCTCTGATTTCAATTTTGATCCCTTGCTACAACGAAGGACCAAATGTTCGCGAGACCCTGCTGGCCGCCTTGAACCAGCGCTATCCCAATGTTGAAGTGATCGCTATCAATGATGGTTCAACTGACAGCACCGCAGATGAACTCAATGCGATGGCAAAACAGCATCAAGCCCTAAGAGTGATACACCTGAAACAGAATCAAGGCAAAGCGACTGCACTTCAAGCGGGTGCGGCCGCCGCGAGAAGTGATTATCTGGTTTGCATTGATGGCGATGCCTTATTAGATCGCGATGCCGCTGTTTGGCTGGTCAAGCCCATGATTGATCATCCCCGTGTTGGTGCTGTTACAGGCAATCCCCGCGTTCGGACACGATCCACTTTAGTGGGACGCATCCAGGTTGGAGAGTTCTCTTCCATCATTGGCCTAATCAAGCGTACCCAACGGGTTTATGGTCAAGTTTTTACTGTTTCAGGGGTTGTTGCAGCCTTTAATCGTCGTGCTCTGGCCGACGTGGGGTATTGGAGTAATGACATGATCACCGAAGATATTGATGTAAGTTGGAAACTCCAATTACACCATTGGTCCATTTTTTTCGAACCCCGTGCCATCTGCTGGATCTTAATGCCTGAAACCCTACGGGGATTATGGAAGCAGCGGTTACGCTGGGCACAGGGTGGAGCCGAAGTTTTCCTGAAAAACCTGCGTCAATTGTGGTCATGGCGATATCGCCGCATGTGGGGGTTATTTGCTGAATTCTGCTGCTCCGTTATCTGGTCATTTACATTTGCCTTTTCCATCATTTTATTTTTACTTGGCATGTTCATCACATTACCGGAAAACATTCGCGTCTATACGCTATTTCCACCTGGGTATACAGGGTTGGTTCTGGCAGCTACCTGCCTGATCCAGTTTACCGTCAGTTTAGTGATTGAACGGCGCTATGAAAAACACGTTGCTTCATCGCTGTTCTGGGTGATTTGGTATCCGATGGTTTATTGGATGCTAAACCTATTTACGACTCTGGTATCTTTTCCCAAAGTGATGCTTAAAGTACACAGAAAACGCGCTCGCTGGGAAAGCCCTGACAGGGGAATAGAGAGAATCGAATCATGA
- a CDS encoding type VI secretion system tip protein VgrG, whose protein sequence is MPMKKHLTKLKKGKALLEQGQQATQKVKQAKELLTGASGNAANTNSMISGMGGGFAGGTGKSVGGLSANSLTSGGGFAGGASKALGAPGLAAKAAAGNLGAGKILQQLGQKLGLGGDGPAPSGLLFTLTAGTLPAQTFVVTDFSLTEHFSHPFTLEVGLASADAAIDFPLVLDRTATLTILHNGIEQRSITGIVTRFEQGNTGLHQTTYRMSIRPDLWRTTLRQNSRIFQQLNIAGIITKILKEHSIRDVVFNLRHPHPEREFCVQYQESDFNFLQRLTAEEGIFYFFECSNGRNTLVFADDCGSVQPGVRLPYQPGESSTLGEPAVSSLTHSAQVRPAQVQLKDYTFKNPAWPAEFHQKIRDENLQQLYYEHYDYPGRFKDEAHGKAFTRYRLEALRSDAVTGEGRGNAIALQPGKLFILDNHPREDLNQSWQTISTRHSGSQPQALETVSSGSGTTLNSHFYFIRQNQNWRPAPLPKPVIDGPQIAKVVGPAGEEIFCDQYGRVRLQFPWDRYGKSDDQSSCWIRVSQPWAGQGWGMLAIPRIGQEVVVDFLHGDPDQPIITGRTYHASNLPPGALPGSKTQMAFRSKTHKGEGYNELLFEDAKGSERLALHAQKDMYTKVLNNRDTHVLANHSETVEKNQAIKVNENKEETVTLNSAEIVGEVRKLTTGKDYIITVGTHKQVNVGNTLAITAGEVIELRCGASVLRMDSTGKITIQGSEFKFDASGAVQITGKDIDLN, encoded by the coding sequence GTGCCAATGAAAAAGCACCTCACAAAATTGAAGAAAGGAAAAGCGCTGTTGGAACAAGGACAGCAAGCGACACAGAAGGTGAAACAGGCCAAGGAATTGTTGACAGGTGCAAGTGGTAACGCCGCCAATACCAATAGCATGATCAGTGGCATGGGTGGGGGCTTTGCCGGAGGAACAGGCAAATCAGTTGGGGGCCTCAGTGCCAATAGCCTGACCAGCGGCGGCGGTTTTGCCGGTGGGGCCAGCAAGGCACTTGGCGCGCCGGGGTTGGCCGCTAAAGCTGCCGCGGGTAATCTGGGGGCAGGCAAGATCCTGCAACAACTGGGCCAGAAACTGGGGCTGGGTGGTGACGGGCCTGCGCCCAGCGGCCTGCTGTTTACCCTGACCGCGGGCACCTTGCCGGCACAGACCTTTGTTGTCACCGACTTCAGCCTGACCGAACACTTTTCACACCCCTTTACCCTGGAAGTGGGGCTGGCCAGTGCTGACGCCGCCATTGATTTTCCACTGGTGCTGGATCGCACGGCAACACTCACTATTCTGCACAATGGTATTGAACAACGCAGCATCACCGGTATCGTCACCCGCTTTGAGCAGGGCAACACCGGTTTACACCAGACCACCTACCGGATGAGCATCCGTCCGGATCTGTGGCGCACGACCCTGCGGCAGAACTCGCGCATTTTCCAGCAACTCAATATTGCCGGCATTATTACCAAAATCCTCAAGGAGCACAGCATCCGCGACGTGGTATTCAACCTGCGTCACCCACACCCAGAGCGCGAATTCTGCGTGCAATATCAGGAAAGTGACTTCAATTTCCTGCAACGGCTGACCGCAGAAGAAGGTATTTTCTACTTCTTCGAATGTAGCAACGGGCGTAATACGCTGGTGTTCGCCGATGACTGCGGCTCGGTACAGCCGGGTGTACGCTTGCCTTATCAACCCGGTGAAAGCAGTACGCTGGGGGAACCGGCGGTCAGCAGCCTGACCCATAGTGCACAGGTGCGCCCGGCTCAGGTGCAGCTTAAGGACTACACCTTCAAGAATCCCGCCTGGCCGGCAGAATTTCACCAAAAAATACGGGACGAAAACCTGCAACAGCTGTACTACGAACACTACGACTATCCGGGCCGCTTCAAAGACGAGGCGCACGGCAAAGCATTCACCCGCTACCGACTGGAGGCACTGCGCAGCGACGCCGTGACCGGAGAAGGTCGTGGCAATGCGATTGCCCTGCAACCAGGTAAATTGTTCATTCTCGATAACCATCCCCGGGAAGACCTGAACCAGTCATGGCAAACCATCTCCACCCGCCACAGCGGCAGCCAGCCGCAGGCACTGGAAACCGTCAGTTCAGGCTCTGGCACCACGCTAAACAGCCATTTCTACTTCATCCGCCAGAACCAGAACTGGCGTCCGGCACCGTTACCCAAACCGGTGATTGATGGCCCGCAAATTGCCAAAGTAGTCGGCCCGGCTGGGGAAGAAATCTTCTGTGACCAGTACGGGCGTGTGCGCCTGCAATTCCCGTGGGATCGTTACGGCAAGAGCGATGACCAAAGCTCCTGCTGGATACGGGTCAGCCAGCCGTGGGCCGGTCAGGGCTGGGGCATGCTCGCCATTCCGCGTATCGGGCAGGAAGTGGTGGTGGATTTTCTGCACGGCGATCCGGATCAGCCCATCATCACCGGCCGCACCTACCATGCCAGCAACCTCCCGCCGGGCGCACTGCCGGGCAGCAAAACCCAGATGGCTTTCCGCTCCAAAACCCACAAAGGCGAGGGTTACAATGAGCTGCTGTTTGAGGATGCGAAAGGCAGTGAACGGCTGGCACTGCACGCCCAGAAGGACATGTACACCAAGGTACTCAACAACCGCGATACTCATGTGCTCGCCAACCACAGCGAAACCGTGGAGAAAAACCAGGCCATTAAGGTCAATGAGAATAAAGAAGAAACCGTCACCCTTAACAGCGCAGAAATCGTGGGCGAGGTACGCAAACTCACCACTGGCAAGGATTACATTATCACGGTCGGGACGCATAAGCAGGTCAACGTCGGCAATACCCTGGCCATCACGGCCGGGGAGGTGATTGAGCTGCGCTGCGGTGCGAGTGTCCTGCGCATGGACAGTACCGGCAAAATCACGATACAGGGCAGTGAGTTCAAATTTGACGCCAGCGGCGCAGTACAAATCACCGGTAAAGATATCGATCTGAACTAA
- a CDS encoding diguanylate cyclase domain-containing protein, producing the protein MKKRYSLMPSRPTLRHAFHRIHLVITFIILSVVGLFLSLLALLAMQKYAENSLKLIATTIAHTAQAAVVFQDKTAANEILEMIAVHDGFTEAKIFDAKQQVLASWQANQETRTGNFKKLIEHWLFPEPFTLPIYHHQQKIGSVWLLGNSCHIIKFVYQALLVLFACLLFSAVISLYLSLRMHDGIVKALQNITAVAHDVRQRRTFSRRVPSAHIAELHELSQVFNHLLEELEEWQHHLQTEKAALTWQAQHDSLTGLPNRATFERVLSTVMGDKFMRESAAILFIDGNRLKYVNDVYGHAAGDHVLVTIAATLKRRVRKTDTVARLGGDEFAILLPSANLEDAERVAKNIIHAMDTPILLPNGQHLRITLSIGIALSNGELTAEQLLSEADAAMYHIKQRGGGWYSADTTKLNYLSRNLL; encoded by the coding sequence ATGAAAAAACGTTATTCACTGATGCCCTCGCGCCCGACTTTACGTCATGCTTTCCACCGGATCCATTTGGTCATTACATTTATCATATTATCCGTAGTCGGCTTGTTTTTATCGTTACTGGCATTGCTTGCCATGCAGAAATATGCCGAAAACAGTTTAAAACTGATTGCCACGACCATTGCTCATACCGCACAAGCCGCCGTAGTTTTTCAGGATAAAACCGCAGCAAACGAAATATTGGAAATGATTGCCGTTCACGATGGTTTTACCGAAGCCAAAATTTTTGATGCAAAACAACAGGTGTTAGCGAGTTGGCAAGCCAATCAGGAAACTCGGACGGGTAATTTCAAGAAATTGATCGAGCACTGGCTTTTTCCTGAACCTTTCACCCTGCCAATTTACCACCATCAGCAAAAAATAGGCTCAGTCTGGTTGCTTGGTAACAGCTGCCACATCATCAAATTTGTTTATCAGGCCCTGCTGGTGCTATTTGCCTGTCTGCTGTTCAGCGCCGTCATTTCACTCTACCTCTCATTGCGGATGCACGATGGTATCGTCAAGGCGCTGCAAAATATTACGGCCGTCGCCCATGATGTGCGGCAACGGCGGACATTTTCACGGCGCGTGCCCTCGGCCCATATTGCTGAGCTGCATGAGCTAAGTCAGGTTTTCAATCACCTGTTAGAAGAGCTGGAAGAGTGGCAACATCATCTGCAAACAGAAAAAGCCGCTTTAACCTGGCAAGCACAACATGATTCCCTGACAGGCTTACCAAATCGGGCAACTTTTGAACGCGTGCTTTCAACCGTCATGGGCGATAAATTTATGCGTGAAAGTGCAGCGATATTATTTATTGATGGTAATAGGCTGAAATATGTCAACGATGTCTATGGACATGCTGCTGGCGATCACGTGCTTGTCACTATCGCCGCCACCTTAAAACGAAGAGTAAGAAAAACAGATACCGTTGCCCGACTTGGCGGGGACGAATTTGCTATCCTGCTGCCTTCGGCCAATCTAGAAGACGCAGAACGCGTTGCCAAAAATATCATTCATGCCATGGATACCCCCATTCTCCTTCCCAACGGACAACATCTACGTATCACACTTAGCATTGGTATTGCATTATCCAATGGTGAACTAACAGCAGAACAACTACTCTCTGAAGCCGATGCGGCGATGTATCACATTAAACAACGAGGCGGTGGCTGGTATTCCGCTGATACAACAAAACTGAACTATCTATCAAGGAACCTTCTATGA